The genomic DNA CTACTCAATTCACCCATACGGCATTACTTAGGTGGCTATGTACCATGAATTACTATTTCTTAAGTGAAACTGTATTTTATTCACACTGGTGCAGGTAAACAAATATGATAAGAACTGGAGCAAGCAATGGTTTGGTGCAGGATTATTTTACGAAGGTAGTGAACAAGTTGAAGTTGATGTCTTCAAGAAAATAGAGAAGCAGAAAGTCCTCAGCAACGTTGAGAAGGCAGGTCTACTGTCAAAAGCTGAGGATCTAGGAGTCACTCTATCATCCATTGAGAAGTTGGGATTGTTGTCTAAAGCTGAGGACCTTGGACTGCTGACCTTGCTGGAAACGTTTGCAACGGCCTCACCTGCAGCCTTGGCCTCAGCTGCACTGCCAGCTTTTGCATTAGCCCTTCTTGCTATTGTATTAATACCAGATGATTCAACTGCTCTTGTAGTATTACAAGATGTCATTGCGGCAACGCTTGGAGTTGGGGCAGTTGGGTTGTTTGTTGGGTCATTGGTTTTAGAAGGATTGCAAGAGGCGGATTAAATGCTCTAGAGCTAAACCCGAACATGAAGTCACTAGAAATGTCAAGTTCACATGTGATTATTTGATGGTATGAGTATGTATTATATCACATATTGTGCATTTTCTTTAGTTAACCATTTTATGTACAGCTGCAAGTGCAGTGAAAAAACCTTCATCCTGTCTTTTGTCTTCGTTTGCTATATCTTTGTAGTTCTCTATTTCCTTGTATACTGCACTAGGCAAGTTGAGATATTTACATATACAACTACTTTCATCTTTAACTGATAAAGAAAGTTAGAATTTTATGGAAAGTGAGCAACCTTTTGGTATATAAACTCCCTATTACATATAGC from Apium graveolens cultivar Ventura chromosome 5, ASM990537v1, whole genome shotgun sequence includes the following:
- the LOC141724649 gene encoding uncharacterized protein LOC141724649, yielding MAATTMAAAYSIASLRNADQSLFSSKFRVVPTAKQAPRFLAMAPQKKVNKYDKNWSKQWFGAGLFYEGSEQVEVDVFKKIEKQKVLSNVEKAGLLSKAEDLGVTLSSIEKLGLLSKAEDLGLLTLLETFATASPAALASAALPAFALALLAIVLIPDDSTALVVLQDVIAATLGVGAVGLFVGSLVLEGLQEAD